A window of Hymenobacter siberiensis genomic DNA:
GCCGCCATCCGCCAGTTTTCCGATGCCATGCGCCGCGAGCTTTTTCAGCACCCGCTGCACGTGATGACCGTGTACCCCTCCGCCACCGATACCGACATGATGAAAACCGCCGTGGTGAAGGGCATGGACTCGGCCGAAGACGTGGCCAAAGCATCCATTGAGGGCCTGCTGGCCGGCGAAATCAACGTCATCATGGGCGGGGCCGAGCGCGAGGCGCAAATCAAAACCAACTTCCTGGAACCGCGCAAAATCGACGCCGTGGCCGCCGCCAACTACGAAGCCCTGCGCAAACGCACGGCCCAGCATCGTTCCATGTAGCACGCTGGCTATTTGGCCATCGAGAATCAAAATACCACCCAAAAAAGCCGGATATATTATCCGGCTTTTTTGTGCTACAATGGGGATGAATACGGTGTCTGCATTCTGCTGGCGTGGCCAATAATCTAAACTGAAGCGAGCTAGCGCTAAACTTGGTTCTGCGCCTAGTACCTTGCTATTCCTTAGTTAGCCCAACGACTGTGAATAAACGCCTACTCGCCGCCGCTCTATTGGGCTGGCACACTGCAAATGCCCAAACCCTCACTACTACCGAGCGCAGGATTGTAGCCTCGGTGCAGCAGCACATGCCGCAGACAGAGCAGCTGCTGGAACAGGTCGTCAATATCAACAGCGGCACGCTCAATGTGGCGGGCGTGCGCCAGGTGGGCGCAGTATTCCAGAAAGAGTTCGACGCGCTGGGGTTTAAAACCGAGTGGGTGGCTATGCCCGCCAGTATGCAGCGAGCCGGCCACCTAGTAGCCCGGCACAGCGGCACCAAGGGCAAGAAGCTCTTTCTGATTGGTCACCTCGACACGGTATTTGAGTTGGATATGCCCTTCACCAAGTTCACGCGGCTCAACGACTCGACGGCCACCGGCCAGGGCGTAAACGACATGAAAGGCGGCGACGTAGTGATAGTGGCCGCGCTGCAGGCGCTGCAAGCCAACGGCCTGCTTAAAAACACCAGCATCACGGCCTACTTTACGGGCGACGAAGAGCGGGGCGGCCAAGGGCCGGAAAGCCGCGCCGACTTCATTGCCAAAGCCCGGGAAGCGCAGGTAGCCCTGGCCTTCGAAACGGCCACCAACCTGAACATCGTGGCCACTGCCCGCCGTGGCGCGAGTACCTGGCAGCTCAAAACCTTTGGCAAGGCTGCCCACTCGTCGGGCATTTTTAAGCCGTCCGTGGGCTACGGGGCCATTTACGAAGCGGCCCGCATCCTCAATTCCTTCCGCGAAAACCTGAGCCAGGAGCAGAACCTGACGTTCAACCCGGGCCTGATGGTGGGTGGCTCCGAAGTGAGCTACGACGAAACCAGAGCGCGGGGCGAGGTAGTGGGCAAAGCCAATATTATTGCGCCCACCACCACGGTCATCGGTGATTTACGCTTCCTGACCGAAGCCCAGAA
This region includes:
- a CDS encoding M20/M25/M40 family metallo-hydrolase is translated as MNKRLLAAALLGWHTANAQTLTTTERRIVASVQQHMPQTEQLLEQVVNINSGTLNVAGVRQVGAVFQKEFDALGFKTEWVAMPASMQRAGHLVARHSGTKGKKLFLIGHLDTVFELDMPFTKFTRLNDSTATGQGVNDMKGGDVVIVAALQALQANGLLKNTSITAYFTGDEERGGQGPESRADFIAKAREAQVALAFETATNLNIVATARRGASTWQLKTFGKAAHSSGIFKPSVGYGAIYEAARILNSFRENLSQEQNLTFNPGLMVGGSEVSYDETRARGEVVGKANIIAPTTTVIGDLRFLTEAQKEAARDKMRAIVAQSLAGTRAEITFTDGLPGMAPTLGNQKLAALADQTSRDLGFGPVTTSDPGSRGAGDISYVAQYLDCLDGLGASGKGAHAAGETINMRDFPKLVERAALMIYRLTR